The following proteins come from a genomic window of Bacteroidota bacterium:
- the iscU gene encoding Fe-S cluster assembly scaffold IscU has protein sequence MAYSEKVIEHYQHPRNVGTLDPNDPNVGTGLVGAPECGDVMRLQLRINPETGTIEDAKFKTFGCGSAIASSSLATEMIKGKSVDEAYAIKNTVIVKELNLPPVKIHCSVLAEDAIKAAIEDFKKKRSAVAAEAVAVA, from the coding sequence ATGGCATACTCAGAAAAGGTAATCGAGCACTATCAACATCCTCGCAATGTCGGGACTCTTGACCCGAACGATCCGAACGTCGGTACGGGCCTTGTCGGCGCTCCGGAGTGCGGAGACGTTATGCGGTTGCAGCTACGAATCAATCCTGAAACCGGGACCATCGAGGATGCAAAGTTCAAAACGTTCGGTTGTGGAAGCGCAATCGCATCGAGTTCGCTTGCGACCGAGATGATCAAAGGCAAGTCAGTCGATGAGGCGTACGCGATCAAAAATACTGTGATCGTAAAGGAGCTAAACTTGCCCCCGGTGAAGATTCATTGCTCGGTCCTGGCTGAGGATGCGATCAAAGCCGCGATTGAAGATTTTAAGAAGAAGCGCTCGGCAGTAGCAGCGGAAGCTGTTGCTGTCGCGTAA